DNA from Bradyrhizobium diazoefficiens USDA 110:
GCCGATCATCGCGTGGACCTCATCATCCTCGACGTCATGCTGCCGGGCGAGGACGGCCTGAGCCTCTGCCGCAAGGTGCGCTCGGAGGCGCAGACGCCGATCATCATGCTGACCGCGCGCGGCGAGGACGTCGACCGCATCGTCGGCCTCGAGATGGGCGCGGACGACTATCTGACAAAGCCCTTCAACCCGCGCGAGCTGCTCGCCCGCATCAACGCGGTGTTGCGCCGCCAGGCCGCAGCCCAGGCGGCGAGCTCGATCGAAGGCGCGAGCACGCTCGCCTTCGAGGGCTGGCGCATCGACCTGCGGCTGCGCGAGCTGCGCAATCCGGAAGGCGCGCGCGTCGCGGTGACCAGCGCCGAGTTCGATCTGCTCAGGACGTTCTGCGAACGGCCGGGCCGCGTGCTGTCGCGCGACAGCCTGCTCGACCTCACGCAGGGCCGCAACACCGGCTCGTTCGAGCGCTCCATCGACGTGCTGGTCAGCCGCATCCGCCGCAAGATCGAGCCCAATCCGCACGATCCGACCATCATCAAGACGGTGCGCTCCGGCGGCTATCTGTTCACGCCAAGAACTGAAGCAGCGAGAACTGAAGCAGCAAGCACCGAAGCGGTCGCGGCCCCCCTGGGCAACTGAGGGGGCGCCGACGATGAAGCCGTTCGGGTTCTTCCACCTCAAGGGTATCGGCGGGCAGATCGCCGCGCTGGTGCTGGCTTCCACCGTCGCGCTCCATCTCGTCGTCACCGCCGCCTTCCTGATCAGCCGGCCGGACCGCCCGGACACGCCGCCGGACGGCGCCCATCAATTGACCGATGCCGCGCTGCTGCTCGGCTCGACCGAGGCCAGCGAGCGGCCGCGCCTCGTCGCCGACCTTTCGCGCGCCTTCCCCAAGCTCGGCATCGAGATGCACGCGCCCGGCACGGCGGCCATTGTCGAGACGAGCGACAGCCAGCACCTGCGCGGAATGCGCCGTCACCTCGGACGCGGCTACAAGGTGGTGCAGCTCGCCGCCGACGACACCGCGCACCGCGTCGGCGTCGAATTGCCAGACGGCAGCGTGATCGCCGGCCGTGTCGATGGCGGCCCGCGGCCGTGGTTCTGGGGCGCACCGTGGCTGACGGCGCTGATGACCACCTTCATCTGCGTCACCGTGCTCGGCCTGTGGGCGGCGCGCGCGCTGGCCGCGCCGCTGTCGTCCTTTGCCGAAGCCGCCGAGAATTTCAGCCTGGACGGCGAAGCCGATCCGCTGCCCGAGCGCGGCCCGGAGGAGATCCGCTCGGTGGCGCGCGCGCTCAACCGCATGCATGAGCGGATCGCGCGGCTGATGTCGGATCGCACCAGAATGCTGGCGGCGATCAGCCACGATCTGCGCACGCCGATCACGCGGCTGCGCCTGCGCGCCGAGTTCATCGAGGACGAGGTCAACCGCAAGCGCATGCTGATCGATCTCGACCAGATGCGCTCGATGCTGGAATCCGTGCTGTCGCTCCTGCGCAACGACCGCAACGTCGAGGCGGTGACGCTGGTCGACATCGCCAGCACGCTCCAGCTCATTGCCGACCAATTCGGCGACATGGGCCATGTCGTGCACTATGACGGCCCCGCTTCGGCCACCGCGGCGGCGCGTCCCGACGACCTGCATCGCGGCGTCACCAACCTCGTCGAGAACGCCGTGCGCTACGGCGCCGAGGTCACGATCCGCCTCGACATATCCGGCACCAGGCTCGTCATCGACGTCGAGGACGACGGCCCCGGCATTTCGGATGCACGCAAGCAGGAGATGCTGGAGCCGTTCGCGCGCGGCGACGATGCGCGCACGATGGACGAGTCCACCGGCTTCGGCCTCGGCCTGTCGATCGCGCACGCGATCGCGATCGCCCATGGCGGAACGCTGTCGCTGCACGACCGCACGCCGCACGGGCTGATCGTGCGGATGGAGCTGCCGGTCTGGCAGGAGCCGCGGCTCGCCGCGTAGAGCGCCGCTTAAGCCGCGAGCGGGGTGTGCGTGACGGCGACCTCGTCGAAGATCGCCACCGCCTCGAACTGATAATTGCAGGCGCGGCACGTCCAGAGATAGGAGATGCGCCCCTCGCCCGGCTCGATCCAGTCGGGCTTCGGAATCGGCGCGCCGCATTGAGCACAGGGATTTTGCCGGGGGATGTCGCCGAAATGTGCCTTGGCCAAGTCCGCGCTGACAAAGTCCGCGCTGACAAAGTCCGCGTTGGCCATGTTGGTTTTTGTCATGGCACCTCTCCCGATTTGCAGCGTTTTCATCCTCGCTTTCGCGTCTGCGCGCGAATAGACAGACGTGCTGTCGCGAGCGGGGGTCGTCCGCCCCGAAGCTCAGCTACGCCAGCATTGCGTCGTAACAGCGGCTCGGCGCCGCAA
Protein-coding regions in this window:
- a CDS encoding response regulator, translating into MAILNPNILVVEDDRETRTLIAKYLRNNACNVTAVSDGREMSRAMADHRVDLIILDVMLPGEDGLSLCRKVRSEAQTPIIMLTARGEDVDRIVGLEMGADDYLTKPFNPRELLARINAVLRRQAAAQAASSIEGASTLAFEGWRIDLRLRELRNPEGARVAVTSAEFDLLRTFCERPGRVLSRDSLLDLTQGRNTGSFERSIDVLVSRIRRKIEPNPHDPTIIKTVRSGGYLFTPRTEAARTEAASTEAVAAPLGN
- a CDS encoding ATP-binding protein, producing the protein MKPFGFFHLKGIGGQIAALVLASTVALHLVVTAAFLISRPDRPDTPPDGAHQLTDAALLLGSTEASERPRLVADLSRAFPKLGIEMHAPGTAAIVETSDSQHLRGMRRHLGRGYKVVQLAADDTAHRVGVELPDGSVIAGRVDGGPRPWFWGAPWLTALMTTFICVTVLGLWAARALAAPLSSFAEAAENFSLDGEADPLPERGPEEIRSVARALNRMHERIARLMSDRTRMLAAISHDLRTPITRLRLRAEFIEDEVNRKRMLIDLDQMRSMLESVLSLLRNDRNVEAVTLVDIASTLQLIADQFGDMGHVVHYDGPASATAAARPDDLHRGVTNLVENAVRYGAEVTIRLDISGTRLVIDVEDDGPGISDARKQEMLEPFARGDDARTMDESTGFGLGLSIAHAIAIAHGGTLSLHDRTPHGLIVRMELPVWQEPRLAA